In the genome of Populus alba chromosome 11, ASM523922v2, whole genome shotgun sequence, one region contains:
- the LOC118038308 gene encoding epidermis-specific secreted glycoprotein EP1, with translation MELPLFSLCFLFSISFIAHATVPPSSTFKYVNEGEFGEYISEYGPDYRPLPLGTSPFQLIFYNTTPNAYTLALRMGTVRSESLMRWVWEANRGNPVRENATLSFGEDGNLVLADADGRVAWQTNTANKGVVGLQLLSNGNMVLHDSKGKFIWQSFDSPTDTLLVGQSLRVGGATRLVSRASQKENSDGAYSLVMEPKRLVMYYKSPNSPKPYIYYAFDSVDNSRLQNATLNCAPNGYDDVASDLTLDLSTGNSMILARPKYNSTLSFLRIGIDGSLKMYTYNNKVDYQAWEETYTLFSRDGFPEGECQLPERCGKFGLCEDSQCVACPLPSGLMGWSKFCEPVKPPACGSKNFYYYKLEGVDHSMSKYASGSGAMKEDDCGKKCSSDCKCLGYFYNKDTSKCWIAYDLQTLTKVANSTHVGYIKAPKQ, from the coding sequence ATGGAGCTGCCATtgttctctctttgttttctcttctcaATATCCTTCATTGCCCATGCCACTGTTCCTCCTTCTTCAACATTTAAGTACGTCAATGAAGGAGAGTTTGGGGAATACATTTCCGAGTATGGTCCAGATTATCGTCCACTGCCCTTAGGTACTTCCCCTTTCCAACTAATCTTTTATAACACCACCCCAAATGCATACACCCTTGCTCTGCGTATGGGTACTGTGAGGTCAGAATCATTAATGCGCTGGGTTTGGGAAGCCAACCGAGGCAACCCAGTTCGCGAAAATGCCACTCTCTCCTTCGGGGAGGACGGAAATCTTGTCTTGGCAGATGCTGATGGCAGGGTCGCTTGGCAAACCAACACAGCCAATAAAGGTGTTGTTGGCTTGCAATTGCTGTCTAATGGCAACATGGTGCTTCATGATTCCAAGGGTAAGTTTATCTGGCAAAGTTTCGACTCTCCTACTGATACTCTCTTGGTGGGCCAATCTCTTCGGGTCGGAGGTGCGACTAGGCTTGTGAGCCGAGCCTCACAGAAGGAGAACTCTGATGGCGCCTATAGCCTGGTCATGGAACCTAAAAGATTGGTGATGTACTATAAGAGTCCGAATTCCCCTAAACCATATATCTACTACGCTTTCGATTCGGTGGACAACAGTCGTCTACAGAATGCGACTCTAAATTGCGCTCCAAACGGCTACGACGATGTTGCTAGTGACCTGACTTTGGATCTCTCTACCGGGAACAGCATGATACTCGCTAGACCCAAATACAACAGCACGCTGTCGTTTCTTAGAATCGGGATAGATGGGAGCCTTAAGATGTACACTTACAACAATAAAGTGGACTATCAAGCATGGGAAGAGACCTACACTCTCTTTTCCAGAGATGGTTTTCCGGAGGGAGAGTGCCAATTACCCGAGAGATGTGGTAAGTTTGGGCTTTGTGAAGACAGCCAATGTGTTGCTTGCCCATTGCCAAGTGGACTCATGGGCTGGAGCAAGTTCTGTGAGCCAGTGAAGCCTCCAGCCTGTGGTTCTAAGAATTTTTACTACTATAAACTAGAAGGTGTTGATCATTCCATGAGCAAGTATGCAAGTGGAAGCGGAGCAATGAAGGAAGACGACTGTGGAAAGAAATGTTCAAGTGATTGCAAGTGTTTGGGTTATTTTTACAACAAAGACACATCCAAGTGTTGGATTGCTTATGATCTTCAAACCCTCACGAAGGTTGCAAACTCTACGCATGTGGGTTACATAAAGGCACCAAAGCAGTAG
- the LOC118038307 gene encoding epidermis-specific secreted glycoprotein EP1 encodes MELMLSLSAYKRDPSALINIHAIYSYPASRDLSMSKLFSLCLLLSIFFIAHSTVPPPSTFKYVNEGEFGQYSSEYVPDYRPLPQGTSPFQLMFYNTTPNAYTLALLMGTRRSESTRRWVWEANRGNPVRENATLTFGKDGNLVLADADGRVAWQTNTANKGVVGFEVLPNGNMVLHDSKGKFIWQSFDSPTDTLLVGQSLRVGGVTRLVSRASQKENSDGAYSLVMESKRLVMYYKSPNSPKQYFYYTFGTRQDRLQNVTLNCNPDSYDNSASEVTLDLSSGGWSVYARPKFNATLSILRIGIDGNLRIYSYNNKVDYMAWDVSFNLFSRDGFPESECQLPERCGKFGLCEDSQCVACPLPSGLLGWSKNCEPVKPPACGSKDFYYYKLEGVDHSMSMYASGSVAVKEDDCGKKCSSDCKCMGYFYNKETSKCTIAYDLQTLTKVPNSTHVGYIKAPKR; translated from the coding sequence ATGGAGTTAATGCTATCCTTATCTGCTTATAAAAGGGATCCTTCTGCCCTGATAAATATCCACGCTATCTACAGCTACCCAGCAAGCCGAGATTTAAGTATGTCAAAATTGTTTTCTCTATGTTTGCTCCTATCAATATTCTTCATTGCCCACTCTACTGTTCCTCCTCCTTCAACATTCAAGTACGTCAATGAAGGAGAGTTTGGGCAATACAGTAGTGAGTATGTTCCAGATTATCGTCCACTGCCCCAAGGCACTTCCCCATTCCAGCTTATGTTTTATAACACCACCCCTAATGCATACACTCTAGCTCTACTTATGGGTACTAGGAGGTCAGAATCAACAAGGCGCTGGGTTTGGGAAGCCAACCGAGGCAACCCGGTTCGCGAAAATGCCACTCTTACCTTTGGAAAGGATGGAAACCTTGTCTTAGCCGATGCTGATGGCAGGGTTGCTTGGCAAACCAACACTGCCAATAAAGGTGTTGTTGGGTTCGAAGTGCTACCCAATGGTAACATGGTGCTTCATGATTCTAAGGGTAAGTTTATCTGGCAAAGCTTCGACTCTCCTACTGATACTCTCTTGGTGGGTCAATCTCTTCGGGTTGGAGGTGTCACGAGGCTTGTGAGCCGAGCCTCACAGAAGGAGAACTCTGATGGCGCCTATAGCCTGGTCATGGAATCCAAAAGATTGGTGATGTACTATAAGAGTCCGAATTCTCCTAAACAATATTTCTATTACACGTTCGGAACACGCCAAGATCGTCTACAAAATGTAACTCTAAATTGTAACCCAGATAGTTATGACAATTCGGCCAGTGAGGTGACTTTGGATTTATCTTCTGGTGGTTGGAGCGTATACGCCAGACCTAAATTCAATGCGACGTTGTCAATTCTTAGAATTGGGATAGATGGGAACCTTAGGATCTACTCTTACAACAATAAGGTGGACTACATGGCATGGGATGTGAGCTTCAATCTCTTCTCCAGGGATGGTTTTCCAGAGAGTGAGTGCCAGTTACCAGAGAGATGTGGTAAGTTTGGGTTGTGTGAAGACAGCCAATGTGTTGCTTGCCCACTACCAAGTGGTCTTCTGGGCTGGAGCAAGAATTGCGAGCCTGTAAAGCCACCCGCCTGTGGTTCTAAGGATTTTTACTACTATAAATTAGAAGGCGTTGATCATTCCATGAGCATGTATGCAAGTGGGAGCGTAGCTGTGAAGGAGGATGACTGTGGAAAAAAGTGTTCAAGTGACTGTAAGTGTATGGGTTACTTCTACAACAAAGAGACGTCCAAGTGTACGATTGCTTATGATCTCCAAACCCTAACCAAGGTTCCAAATTCCACACATGTAGGTTACATAAAGGCACCAAAACGTTAA
- the LOC118038311 gene encoding inhibitor of trypsin and hageman factor, with protein MTDDCSDTGKSSWPELVGINGEVAAKIIVRENPKVRAGIVKEGMMVTMDFRCDRVRVWVDKYGIVKDIPQIG; from the exons ATGACAGATGATTGCTCTG ATACGGGAAAGAGCTCGTGGCCGGAGCTAGTGGGAATAAACGGAGAAGTGGCGGCAAAAATCATCGTAAGAGAGAATCCCAAGGTCCGTGCTGGGATTGTGAAGGAAGGAATGATGGTGACCATGGATTTCCGTTGCGACAGGGTCCGAGTTTGGGTTGATAAATATGGAATTGTGAAAGATATTCCACAAATTGGTTGA